The genomic interval GGATCCCTTCACAAAATCATCACAGTCAGAGCTTGATCCGGATGAATACTGGGATGAACGACAGGAAAAGGTTCAAGCCCCGGATGCAGGATCTGGACCTGTTGTGGAACCTGTAATTAAAATACTGAAAGGTGATTTTACATCAGGAAAGTTTGCTTATGTTTATGGGGGCAAAACCGCTTACAAGATGCAGCCTGGAAGTTCGGGTGAAAAAATTCTTGCCTGTTATCTGGATAATAAAGACTATTCCGGTGTTACAGTATCTATGGGGCAGGGGGGGAATATCGATCTTACTCCTTATAGAAAGAGTGGAACTGCGGGTATAGCGTTCTGGGCCAAAAGCGGTCCGGGAGTAAAGACTGTTTATTTCGGTATTATCGATGATGACAGTGATGGAAAAAAAGTGCAGACTAAAGTCAATCTCAGTGATTTTGGTACTATAGATACATCGTGGAACTATTATATGATTCCGATCAGGAAATTTCAGAACAGTGGCTTATACTGGGATGAAACTGTACGACAGGAGATTTTGAACGATGTAAACTGGACGAAGATCAATGAGTTCAGATTTTCGGTTAACAAACATGAAAACCGGGTTTCTGGTAATGAACCGGTTTCTTTTTATGTGCATGATATAGCTGTTATAAAGGAAATTCCGGGGTATGTTAATCCTGATGATTACTGGAATGCGTTTCGTTCCGATGCACCCGATATGATTTTGCACGATTTCGATTCAGAAGAAGACCGTAAATGGCAGGTTTCACATGACCCCAAGTCACTGATCAGTATAGAATATGTCAAGTCGACATCACAGGATGGTGGTGGTGATGCGATGGCGATTAACTACAAGCTAAACAGTTGGTGTGATGCGGTTTACAGCTATCGTGACAACAACAGGAAAGCAGAAGTGCGTGACTGGACCAGACACTGGGGTATTAAATTCAACATGTATACGGAACGTCCATATCAGCCCTTGAATGTTCAGATTCAGGATGGCAGTGACGAGCTGTATATAGCATCCACTGGTGGACAAAGGGGATGGTCTGAGATAATTGTTCCTTTCAAGGATTTCATTAAATTTCCCTATTACCAGCCGCCTGAGGCAAAACATAACGGGACTTTTGATCTGAAGGATGTTGTATCTATCGATTTCAAACCATCCGGAGAGGGTACAAGAGCCACTATTATTATAGACAATGTTCGATTAACGAATGATAAGGTGGCAAAAAAGATCAAGGCACCTGAGCTGGTTGCGGTTAATGTAACCGGTTTCCCTGAAAAGGTGGCTACGCAAAAGATCAATGAGGGGATTTTTGGTATAAACGCGGTTACCTGGGATGGAGATCTTCTGAGGGAAGAGACTGCAGAGAGGGTAAAGGCCGTGAATCATCACGTGATAAGATTTCCGGGTGGCTTGACATCTGATGAATACAACTGGAAGGAGGTTCTGGAGAAGAAGGATCAACTGGTCGATAT from Fibrobacter sp. carries:
- a CDS encoding carbohydrate-binding protein; the encoded protein is DPFTKSSQSELDPDEYWDERQEKVQAPDAGSGPVVEPVIKILKGDFTSGKFAYVYGGKTAYKMQPGSSGEKILACYLDNKDYSGVTVSMGQGGNIDLTPYRKSGTAGIAFWAKSGPGVKTVYFGIIDDDSDGKKVQTKVNLSDFGTIDTSWNYYMIPIRKFQNSGLYWDETVRQEILNDVNWTKINEFRFSVNKHENRVSGNEPVSFYVHDIAVIKEIPGYVNPDDYWNAFRSDAPDMILHDFDSEEDRKWQVSHDPKSLISIEYVKSTSQDGGGDAMAINYKLNSWCDAVYSYRDNNRKAEVRDWTRHWGIKFNMYTERPYQPLNVQIQDGSDELYIASTGGQRGWSEIIVPFKDFIKFPYYQPPEAKHNGTFDLKDVVSIDFKPSGEGTRATIIIDNVRLTNDKVAKKIKAPELVAVNVTGFPEKVATQKINEGIFGINAVTWDGDLLREETAERVKAVNHHVIRFPGGLTSDEYNWKEVLEKKDQLVDIDEFLNFCKKTNSTPMITVNYGSGTVEEAAEWVNYTNKVKKANVKYWEVGNELYGDWHSFACSAEEYGKRARKYIEAMKAVDPSIHVTVVWMLTGDWNKIVFEYTKDLADGINIHHYPQGAGQENDAGLLGAPQSLDEIIPDVRNQLKQYGEPGKKYQIWLTEWNSVDSRPGPQTLTIVNAVFVADYLGMLAKHNIEQASYWNIHNNITEQGGDYGYLSRIKAPDGDNVPRPSYWAFSMASKTLGRGSLLECTSSDPLVSSYLARDKGKLSIMLVNKYPESKAEIKMNIPGLSGKAKVGQLHQDNASKGPEIKSMEMKDGMKMILPPLSVTSITLD